AATGTCACACAAACAGCGGCAATTCGAAGCTGCTACGGAACGGCAAACTTCAACCTTCCTAGCGCATCCGACTTCTGTTCCGGAACCACCTTCACGCAATTGGCGGGAAGTCCAAGCGGAAGTCAATTTCTTGCCGGCGTTACGCAATTGGTGTTTCAAGCGACAGATGCGTCGGGCAATACTGCTACATGTGCATTTAATGTGACCATCACGCCCAATAACTTCGTTTCACAATCTTTTACGCAGTGTCCCGGGTTCAGTATTCCTGTTGGAAACAACACGTATTCAACTTCAGGCACTTACGTCGATACATTGACCGCCGTGGCAGGCTGTGATTCCATCGTGACCACCAACCTCACGATTTCCCAGGGCGTAGATACAGGAGTCACCGTGGCTGCCAACAGCCTAACCTCCCAATCCATGTTTGCGATTTACCAGTGGTTGGATTGCAACTCCATGCTTCCCATTCCTTTTGCGACCACACAACAGTTTTTTCCAACCTATAGTGGTTCATTCGCGGTTGCCTTGAGCATTGGTAATTGCCGAGACACTTCCGATTGTTACCCGATTGTGAATGTTGGTGCGCAAGATGCTCATGATCAAGGTATCAACGGATTTCCAAATCCTACGATTTCAGCATACAAAATCCTTTTCAATCCAGTGGTGCTCGTTGCAAAAATCAAGGTGACGGATATGGCAGGGAAGGTCCTGTCCCAACATCAAGTTGAGAATTGTACCGAATTTCATCTCGATTGTTCCAACCTCAGCAAGGGCATGTATTTGATCGAAGTGACGTCGGAAGGGAATGGTTCAATGGATCAATCTCGAAAGACATTACGTTTTGTGAAAATATAAAACATACTCACGTTCAATGCTTTAGCTCGGACCTGAACGAAACTGCCATTTTCAGTTTCCAAGTACCTTGAAGAATAGTTGCTGTTTATGGGTTTTGGAGATCAGTGAGAATGCGTTTTGAAATTTTTGAGGCAATGCATTTCAAGTAAAAAGTTCGAAGCTTTGATGTCCAACGAATGCACCCCACTTCGAACGCAAGTTTGAAGGAATAATTTCGCTGACTGAGGTCCAACGAATGCACCCGATTTCGGGTGAACAATGCAAGGAAATCTTCGAGAACTGATGTCAAATCATGCACCCCATTTCGAATAAACAATTCCAGAAACGGTAGACAAACTGCTGTTAAAGGTACTAACCCCATTTCGAATGAACAGTTCAAAAAATCAAATGCTTTTGGACGCAGTTCATGCCATTTTCGGGGGAAACAAAAAAGCTCGATGGCTGAGGTCCAAGCCCCACTCTAACGCAAGTTTGAAGGAAGAATTTCGATGGCTGAGGTCCAACGCATGCACCCCACTTCTAACGCAAGTTTGAAGGAAGAATTTCGATGGCTGAGGTCCAACGCATGCACCCCACTTCTAACGCAAGTTTGAAGAAAGAAATTCGATGGCTGAGGTCCAACGAATGCACCCCCAAAAACAAATTGGCAGCCGGCTATCCCCAAAGGGACCTCCGACTGCCAATTTTCACTTTGACAACTGATTACCTGTTCAAGACCAGCTTCTTGGTCATCACCTCGCCGTTGCTGGTGATCAGCTTGGCGAAGTAGATGCCTTGAGCGACGTTTTCAGGCTTCCATTCGACTTCGTAGTTGCGGTTGGCTTCGGCCATTCCGTCAAACAGGACTGCAACTTGCTCACCCGTCATGCTGAACACACGCAACTCCGCTGCGCCATCCTGTGGAAGGCTGAAGCGCACCGTGGTCATGCTGCTGAAGGGGTTCGGGAAGGCTGCCAATTCCGCCTCGCCACCGTCCTGAGCGG
This genomic window from Bacteroidota bacterium contains:
- a CDS encoding T9SS type A sorting domain-containing protein — encoded protein: MAAIRRRFASLCQLCLSTSRDTADYLGACGAVSPCTNLKTDEPSSAAAAQDGGEAELAAFPNPFSSMTTVRFSLPQDGAAELRVFSMTGEQVAVLFDGMAEANRNYEVEWKPENVAQGIYFAKLITSNGEVMTKKLVLNR